In Flavobacterium sp. WV_118_3, one DNA window encodes the following:
- the thiL gene encoding thiamine-phosphate kinase has product MIEDKTPQRTSLSQLGEFGLISHLTQNFKINQPSTLTGIGDDAAVLDFKDKKVVVSTDLLVEGVHFDLAYMPLKHLGYKAVVVNLSDICAMNAKPTQITVSIAVSNRFPLEALEELYDGIALASKIYDVDVIGGDTTSSQKGLIISITAIGEAKEEELVYRNGANETDLLVVTGDIGAAYMGLQVLEREKQVFQVNPNNQPDLDAYTYLIERQLKPEARKDIKELLEALDLKPTSMIDVSDGLSSEIIHLCKNSSKGCNLYEDKLPLDPQLINACEEFNVDSTTIAINGGEDYELLFTIKMDDYDKIKANPNFTVIGHMTPENDGIHLITRANTKIPLKARGWNALENE; this is encoded by the coding sequence ATGATAGAAGACAAAACACCTCAAAGAACCAGTTTGTCGCAACTGGGCGAATTTGGATTAATAAGTCATCTGACCCAAAATTTCAAAATCAATCAGCCATCCACATTAACAGGGATTGGCGACGATGCGGCCGTACTGGATTTTAAGGATAAAAAAGTGGTGGTTTCTACCGATTTACTGGTAGAAGGTGTTCATTTTGACCTTGCCTATATGCCTTTAAAACATTTAGGTTATAAAGCCGTTGTGGTAAATCTTTCCGACATCTGTGCGATGAATGCCAAGCCGACACAAATTACGGTGTCGATTGCCGTTTCGAACCGTTTCCCGCTGGAAGCACTGGAAGAATTGTATGACGGAATTGCACTGGCTTCCAAAATATATGATGTAGATGTGATTGGTGGTGATACCACTTCCTCTCAAAAAGGATTGATTATAAGCATCACCGCTATTGGCGAGGCTAAGGAAGAAGAACTGGTTTACCGTAACGGTGCCAACGAAACCGATTTATTGGTTGTGACCGGCGATATCGGCGCAGCCTATATGGGATTACAGGTTTTGGAACGCGAAAAACAGGTTTTTCAGGTAAACCCGAATAACCAGCCCGATCTGGATGCGTATACTTATTTAATCGAGCGTCAGTTAAAACCCGAAGCCCGTAAGGATATTAAAGAATTATTGGAGGCTTTGGATTTAAAACCAACTTCGATGATTGATGTTTCCGACGGGTTATCGTCTGAGATCATTCATCTTTGTAAGAATTCTTCAAAAGGCTGTAATTTATATGAAGACAAATTGCCTTTGGATCCACAATTGATCAATGCCTGTGAGGAATTTAATGTCGATAGTACAACAATCGCGATTAATGGCGGTGAAGATTACGAATTATTGTTTACTATTAAAATGGACGATTACGACAAAATCAAAGCGAATCCGAATTTTACGGTAATTGGTCATATGACACCGGAAAACGATGGAATTCACCTGATTACCAGAGCCAACACCAAGATCCCATTAAAAGCGAGAGGATGGAATGCTTTGGAAAACGAGTAG
- a CDS encoding glycine--tRNA ligase: MAKQDDLFKNVVSHAKEYGFIFPSSEIYDGLSAVYDYAQNGVELKKNIREYWWKSMVQMHENIVGIDAAIFMHPTTWKASGHVDAFNDPLIDNKDSKRRYRADVLIEDYAEKLNQKAQKEIDKARERFGEAFDEAQFVATNARVIEYRSRQREILERMARSLETENLADVKALIEELEIACPESGSKNWTEVRQFNLMFGTKLGASADSAMDLYLRPETAQGIFVNFLNVQKTGRMKIPFGIAQTGKAFRNEIVARQFIFRMREFEQMEMQFFVRPGEEMKYYEYWKATRLKWHLSLGLGKENYRFHDHEKLAHYANAAADIEFNFPFGFKELEGIHSRTDFDLKAHESHSGKKLQYFDNETNSSYVPYVVETSVGLDRMFLAVFSKALREETLEDGSTRTVLKLPSVLAPTKAAVLPLVKKDGLPEVARNIIDDLKWDFNVSYDEKDAVGRRYRRQDALGTPFCITVDHQTLEDQTVTIRHRDSMKQDRVKISELRSIISEEVSMRNWLMKM, translated from the coding sequence ATGGCAAAACAAGACGACTTATTTAAAAATGTAGTTTCGCATGCAAAAGAATACGGATTTATATTCCCTTCAAGCGAAATCTATGATGGTTTGAGTGCAGTTTACGACTATGCTCAGAACGGTGTTGAATTAAAGAAAAATATACGGGAATACTGGTGGAAATCCATGGTTCAGATGCACGAAAATATAGTTGGTATCGACGCGGCTATTTTTATGCACCCAACAACCTGGAAAGCTTCCGGCCACGTAGATGCGTTTAACGACCCGTTAATCGATAATAAAGATTCCAAAAGAAGATATCGTGCCGATGTTTTAATTGAGGATTATGCCGAAAAATTAAATCAGAAAGCACAAAAAGAAATAGATAAAGCCCGCGAACGTTTTGGCGAAGCTTTTGACGAAGCCCAATTTGTAGCGACCAATGCACGCGTAATCGAATACCGTTCCCGTCAGCGAGAAATCCTGGAGCGTATGGCGCGTTCGTTGGAAACCGAAAACCTGGCCGATGTAAAAGCACTGATCGAAGAGCTTGAAATCGCTTGTCCGGAATCGGGATCTAAAAACTGGACAGAAGTACGTCAGTTTAACCTGATGTTCGGAACAAAATTAGGTGCTTCTGCCGATTCGGCGATGGATTTGTATTTGCGTCCGGAAACGGCTCAGGGAATTTTTGTAAACTTCCTGAACGTTCAGAAAACGGGACGTATGAAAATACCTTTTGGTATTGCACAAACCGGAAAAGCTTTCCGAAATGAAATTGTAGCCCGTCAGTTTATTTTCCGTATGCGTGAATTTGAACAAATGGAAATGCAGTTTTTCGTTCGTCCGGGCGAAGAAATGAAATATTACGAATACTGGAAAGCAACCCGATTGAAATGGCATCTTTCATTAGGACTTGGAAAAGAGAATTATCGTTTCCACGACCATGAAAAATTGGCGCATTATGCCAATGCTGCTGCCGATATCGAATTTAATTTCCCATTCGGATTTAAAGAATTAGAAGGAATTCATTCCCGAACCGATTTCGACCTTAAAGCGCACGAATCGCATTCCGGAAAAAAATTACAATATTTTGACAACGAAACCAATTCCAGCTATGTACCGTATGTAGTGGAAACATCTGTTGGATTGGATCGAATGTTCCTGGCGGTTTTCTCCAAAGCCTTACGGGAAGAAACGTTGGAAGACGGATCGACGCGTACGGTATTAAAATTACCGTCGGTGTTGGCGCCTACCAAAGCAGCCGTTTTGCCATTGGTTAAAAAAGATGGTTTACCGGAAGTTGCCCGAAATATTATTGACGATCTGAAATGGGATTTCAATGTATCGTACGACGAAAAAGATGCTGTAGGACGTCGTTACCGTCGTCAGGATGCTTTGGGAACACCATTCTGTATTACGGTTGATCACCAGACATTGGAAGACCAAACCGTAACGATCCGTCATCGAGATAGCATGAAGCAGGACCGCGTTAAAATTTCCGAATTAAGAAGCATTATTAGTGAAGAAGTTTCGATGCGCAACTGGTTAATGAAAATGTAA
- a CDS encoding phosphoribosyltransferase family protein, translating to MIKNLINLLFPPICVGCNSVLLQNEKIVCLKCRHELPYTNHPFTNSNTTFEKFYGRLPLVHGSSLLYYRKKGITQQLIHHLKYKNRQEIGALLAEWYLFRFEANSDLQTVTDIIPVPLHPKRLRERGYNQLTTFGRTLADGLHTFYNDQLLYRKRYSKTQTQKTLFGRTETDAELFALRDTNYCHGNHFLLIDDVITTGSTLEACGKQLLKIPGARLSIATIAYTDS from the coding sequence ATGATAAAAAACTTGATAAACTTACTTTTTCCGCCAATTTGCGTTGGCTGTAATTCCGTTTTATTGCAAAATGAGAAGATTGTATGTCTAAAATGCCGTCACGAGCTCCCTTACACGAATCATCCGTTTACCAACTCCAATACGACTTTTGAAAAGTTCTACGGACGACTACCCTTAGTTCATGGATCATCCCTTTTATATTACCGGAAAAAAGGAATTACGCAGCAACTTATTCACCATTTGAAATACAAAAACCGACAGGAAATTGGCGCTTTGTTGGCCGAATGGTATCTGTTTCGTTTTGAAGCCAATTCGGATTTACAAACCGTGACCGATATCATTCCCGTTCCGCTACACCCAAAACGGTTACGCGAACGCGGCTATAATCAGCTGACCACATTTGGCCGCACTCTGGCAGACGGTTTACATACTTTTTATAACGACCAACTCTTATACCGGAAACGGTACTCAAAAACCCAAACCCAAAAGACGCTTTTCGGGCGAACCGAAACCGATGCAGAACTCTTTGCGCTTCGCGATACCAATTACTGTCATGGAAACCATTTCCTGTTAATCGACGACGTGATAACCACGGGTTCGACGCTGGAAGCCTGTGGCAAACAATTATTAAAAATACCGGGAGCCAGACTAAGTATTGCCACCATTGCCTATACCGACTCGTAA
- a CDS encoding Ig-like domain-containing protein: MLKYRIAFLIVVFSLLLTSCAKRGMVSGGPKDTIPPTITFSTPKNFSTNFTGNFIKINFSEYIKVKDINKQLIISPPMKKAPDIVPMGYASKYITIKIKDTLQPNTTYSFNFGQSISDNNEQNPYSQFKYVFSTGSYIDSLKIGGIIRDAYDKKVDHFVSVMLYEAATFADSTVFKQQPRYITNTLDSLKVFTLENLKEGDYYLVALKDKNNDYKFNPKEDKIAFFKKPIRIPNDTIFRLDLFKEELAFKAEKPTQETSNKLIMGFEGKEKAKNTKITVFKGGEPLTSVITKYPSKDSLNIWFPKVKADSLKIHVSNGDYTKEFVAKLKEMKTKSDTLSFEAKPTGSIGFRDIFTITPSIPLSKIDNSKIKLINVKDSTAAVPFQLKYLEYEKKLEIDFKKEADQRYKLTLLPGALTDFYETKNDTLKYTLGTRSNTDFGNLRVRLENVKRFPVLLEVLDKNGKILATEYSEKETVIDFNLLEPSTYTLRLIYDDNKNRKWDTGNFLKKELPEEVLYFPGEVDVRANWDVDQVFKAD; encoded by the coding sequence ATGTTGAAATACCGCATCGCTTTTCTTATTGTTGTTTTTTCGCTACTACTAACCAGTTGTGCCAAAAGAGGTATGGTTTCCGGTGGACCGAAAGATACTATTCCGCCGACGATTACTTTTAGTACGCCTAAGAATTTCAGCACTAATTTTACCGGTAATTTTATCAAAATCAATTTTAGTGAATATATTAAGGTAAAAGACATCAACAAGCAGTTAATTATTTCACCTCCAATGAAAAAAGCTCCGGATATCGTTCCAATGGGCTATGCCAGTAAATATATCACGATTAAAATCAAAGACACGCTACAACCGAATACCACTTACAGTTTTAATTTCGGGCAAAGTATTTCCGATAATAATGAGCAAAACCCGTATTCCCAGTTTAAATATGTTTTTTCGACCGGATCGTATATCGATTCTTTAAAAATTGGCGGGATCATTCGTGATGCATACGATAAAAAAGTTGACCACTTTGTTTCCGTAATGCTTTACGAAGCGGCTACTTTTGCCGATTCTACCGTTTTTAAACAACAACCTCGTTATATAACCAATACACTGGACAGTTTAAAGGTTTTTACACTGGAAAACTTAAAAGAAGGCGATTATTATCTTGTTGCACTTAAAGACAAAAACAACGATTATAAATTCAACCCGAAAGAGGATAAAATCGCGTTCTTTAAAAAACCGATACGGATTCCTAACGATACTATCTTCCGTTTGGATTTGTTTAAGGAAGAACTGGCTTTTAAAGCCGAAAAGCCGACACAGGAAACATCCAATAAACTGATCATGGGTTTTGAAGGTAAGGAAAAAGCAAAAAACACAAAGATTACGGTTTTCAAAGGTGGTGAACCGCTGACTTCGGTTATCACAAAATATCCTTCCAAAGATTCCTTAAACATTTGGTTTCCTAAAGTAAAAGCCGATTCCCTGAAGATTCATGTTAGCAATGGCGATTATACCAAAGAGTTTGTCGCAAAACTAAAAGAAATGAAGACCAAAAGCGACACCTTGTCTTTTGAAGCCAAACCAACCGGCTCAATCGGTTTTAGAGATATTTTCACCATTACACCCTCGATACCTTTGTCTAAAATCGATAATTCAAAAATCAAACTCATCAACGTTAAAGATTCAACAGCAGCAGTACCATTCCAGCTTAAATATCTTGAATATGAAAAGAAACTGGAAATCGACTTTAAAAAAGAAGCCGATCAACGGTATAAACTAACCCTCTTACCGGGTGCTTTGACCGATTTTTACGAAACCAAAAACGATACTTTAAAGTATACCTTAGGTACGCGTAGCAATACCGATTTTGGTAATTTGCGTGTCCGCCTTGAAAATGTAAAACGCTTTCCGGTTTTACTGGAAGTATTGGATAAAAACGGAAAGATACTCGCCACGGAGTATAGCGAAAAAGAGACGGTCATTGATTTCAATTTACTGGAACCAAGCACCTATACCTTACGTCTTATTTACGACGATAATAAAAACCGCAAATGGGATACCGGTAATTTCCTAAAAAAAGAACTACCAGAAGAAGTTCTCTATTTTCCGGGGGAAGTGGATGTGCGCGCCAATTGGGATGTCGATCAGGTTTTTAAAGCAGATTAA
- a CDS encoding amidohydrolase — translation MKISIIQAPLFWENPEVNRNYFAAKIQNIPEDSLLIVLPEMFSSGFTMNPGEVAEPMDGTTVNWMKQTATEKNCAITGSLVIKEDGNFYNRLLFVFPNGDVEHYDKRHLFSLAGEHKTYTSGGTERLVVNYLGWRICPLICYDLRFPVYSRNNDDYDLLIYVANWPQVRILAWDTLLKARAIENMSYVIGVNRIGDDVNHNFYSGHSQVLDYLGNALVEPLEKEVVFSVQLDKELMLANRNKLGFLRDRDKFNLL, via the coding sequence ATGAAAATCAGTATCATTCAGGCACCGCTATTTTGGGAAAACCCGGAAGTGAACAGAAATTATTTTGCAGCTAAAATTCAGAATATACCAGAAGACTCCTTGCTAATTGTTTTGCCGGAAATGTTTAGCTCTGGTTTTACGATGAATCCTGGCGAAGTCGCCGAACCGATGGATGGTACAACGGTAAACTGGATGAAACAGACGGCTACGGAAAAAAACTGCGCCATAACGGGTAGTCTGGTGATTAAGGAAGATGGGAATTTTTATAATCGTTTGCTTTTTGTCTTTCCAAACGGCGATGTCGAACACTACGACAAACGCCATTTGTTTTCTTTGGCGGGAGAACATAAAACCTACACTTCCGGAGGAACCGAACGTTTGGTGGTGAACTATCTGGGCTGGCGTATTTGCCCGTTAATTTGCTACGATTTGCGATTCCCGGTATATTCCCGGAATAATGACGATTACGACTTACTGATTTATGTAGCCAATTGGCCGCAGGTACGAATTCTGGCCTGGGATACGCTTTTAAAAGCAAGAGCAATCGAAAACATGTCGTATGTGATTGGTGTTAACCGTATTGGCGACGATGTGAACCATAATTTTTATTCCGGACATTCACAGGTCTTGGATTATCTGGGAAATGCATTAGTAGAACCGTTGGAAAAAGAAGTGGTCTTTTCGGTACAACTGGATAAAGAATTGATGCTGGCGAACCGAAATAAACTGGGCTTTCTAAGAGATCGGGATAAATTTAATCTGCTTTAA